gaaatgtttgttcacacacaacagtaattactacttcaaactCTAAATTGTGAAATCGTCCTACACACCCCTACCCTAAAATAAGAAATCCTGCAAACACAAACACCcgtaaaatgcgaaatcctacacacacacacccctaaaatgcgaaatcctacacatatacTCATCCCTAATATGCGGAATCCTACACACCCACACAGATTCATtcacctattttttttttttttttcttttttcttttttttttgttttttttcttccttctttcatcttttaccttccaaagtaaGTAGCTCATAACAGTGATTCCAATGGTGGCAGGAACAAGGGggatgtaaggaaggaaggggttgtTAATCTTGGCAGTAAGTTTGGCAGGCTTGGGTGTTTCTAAACTGGACGCTCCCCCTCCACCACCCCCAGAACCAGGAGGAGCAGGTGGAGGACCAGAAGATGGAGGTTTGcgatcttcctcctcttgcgcttcttcatcttcctcatcctCCGCTCCTTCGTctaattcttcttcttcgtcttcctcctcgtcgtTTTCATTCCTACCGTCTGGTTGTGGTACAGGGACCTGTTCCGTctctttgttcctttcaaattcttcctttttcctctcatATAGTTCTCCCAATGACTCCTGTAACTTCCTTACTAGGAAATCTTCCCCTTCACCCCCCTCCTCTGCTTCCTTCGCTTTCTTCAAAACGTCCTCCAAATCCTCCTTTCCCCACTTATTTCCATCTTCAGCTAATTTTTTGAGTTCGTCCAACTCCTTTTCACTCCCTACACCAAATAATTCCGTTAAATATTTCTCATCTTCCGCCGTAGTACGGGATCCTAATCTTCCTACATCACTTCCCTCACTACATTCCCCCTGCTTCTTCACACTCTCTAATTTACTTATACCCCTGTCTCTCATCTTAGCCCATTCTTTCACTCGTGGCCACATATACTTCCCCGCAATTCCCATGTTCTTAAAGTCTAAACCTTCACATTTCCTATGATGCTCTTCCACTTTACTCATACCTCTCCAGGCCCCGGCGGCCCCTAAAACAATTTTCGcaacttttttcctcctgcaGTGACCCCCCAACCACTTTATCATAATTGTTCTTCCTATTATACACCTGAAATACGAGTCCATCTGTTCGTGCCCTTCCTTACTTTCTATTCCTTTTAATGTGTCATATGGCCAtgtttttattccatttatatacataaatatttttaccatCACTTTACACAACTCCTTGTCTTTATTATCccaattttcattttctccgTCTACATCTCCTCTACATAGTTCGTTAATTACATCATGATCACTGTACACATTCTTCATGGCGTcttggaatatttttttaaaatcatCCCATATTGCTTCCTAGAAATGAAGGGTAAAATATGCATACAGttatatatagaacagcTGCACCGCTTAATTCTTATATGGCTTCCCTCATGTGCAGGACactgttcaaaattttaattcggacattttttcacttaatAAATATTACAAATTCACGCTGAGTTTCTGCGCCCTTAGCCTTCATCCATGCTACCAACATCTTAGACGTGTACTCGTACCCCATTTTGCCTgccttttacttttcttccttaaaccttccttcttttctccttaaacattccttttttacaccttaaatcttccttctttacaccctaaaaccttccttaaacctttccTCCGTacacctttcttctttactcccaaaaccttccttctttacacattaaatcttccttccttacaccttaaatcttccttctttacaccctcctttcttacaccttctcttctttacaccttaatgcttcttctttttctttcatctTAAACCTTCGTtgtttacaccttaaaccttcgttttttacaccttaaaccttccttgtttacaccttaaaacattccttccatacaccttaaaccttccttatttacaccttaaaccttccttttttatacctTTTTCTTAATCTTCTTGTTCTCTTTAAATCTCGTTTCTTTAcaccatttcttcttttatttcttataccttcttcttcttcttccttaaccttcttttttttacctaaatccttttttttttatacacccttcgggtgtaccccTCCCTAAAGCAAGTgaccttctttccttacacccctaacacccaaGTGTGCCCCCCCTGCACACTTATCACCTTCCtcgctccctttttttttcttatttttttttttctctctttgaAGGAAGtgactttccttcctttcacgCCTAacactcctccttagatGCACCCTTCTCCACACTTCCCTCTAAGCatacatccttccttcaaccATGCATACTTTCCCGAATATACTACCATAGATGCACCTTCCTGCATACTTCCCTAAACACCTTCCCTCAAAGTGCAGTCTACCACCTGAAAACTTttcttctaacaccccttccatCTATCTAGCACCCCAAAGTGCACCACCGTGCACACATCTCCTAAGCATATTCCCTTCTACCCTAACACCGAGAAATGCACCCCTCTggacaccttccttctttcttctattttttttttttttttctttttttttttcctttctctctCAAAGaaagtaccttccttccacccctaagaaccttccttaggTGCACCCCCCTGCACACTTCCGCCAACatgcttccttccctttttttttttttcttcttcttttttttttttttttttatacacccttcgggtgtacccctccctaaaggaagtgaacttccttccacaaacCACCATTCTAACAACCTtacttccacctaacaacccacctaccacaacctTCCCTACCACCTATCACCCacgtaacaaccttccttccacccagccacctaacaaccttccttcttcatctggaTGATGAGGTATATGGAATGGAATATTCTGACGAATTAGTTGAATCATATTCCGTTGTTGAGTCGTCGCTCTCAAACTCATTAAACTCTCTCCTAATGGCggacctttttcttctgcttccgcTCATTCCTTTCGCAGAggagttattccccttaaggaagaagaggtgtgatttgtacttgtaaaaaatatatgccaaGGCAGGAAGTCCTACTGTAGctaatgcagaaggaactgcaATGGAAGTGACCTTGCTGTTACctacttcttccccttcttttctgtgactaccaccaccgtcactccctccctttccttctccaccagagacaccatcCACTAAATCACATGGATCAGAGGAACCGGACTTACaagttcccgtagaaccTGGTCCAGAAGAACCAGGAGATTGGTGTCCCGTGGAacctggtcttggactaccagtgttctggTTGCCAGtggaaccggtaccagaagaacctgggttccaagttcctgtGGAACCAGGTCCAGAAGAACCCGGAGACTGATGTCCTGTACTACCGggaccggaagaacctgggttcagTGTACACTTTAAATTTGATAGTTTGTCTTGAGTACAATATTCATCTTTCTTCCCTGCAAGCCAGGTACAATATGAACTACTCTTATTGGGTTCAGTTGCACAATATGTATTTGTAGGTGTACATGCTCCTTTTAGCTTTACTAAATGTTTGTGATATTCTGGGACACAAGATTTTTTGGCTACCTCTGAATATGTAACAATAAGGCTGTAATCTCTATAATAATCATACATTAGTTTTCCTTCGTCGAAAATGCTTCTGTCAATACTGGTGTATAGATTTCTGCATATATTGGTAGAGGCTACACCCTTCAGATCTCTGTAAATCGCATCCATGATGGTTGAAAATGAATAGGCGCTACTTGGAATTCTGGATATTATACCTCCCAGCCAGTAATAGAAATCATAACATAATTCATGTGTGGACTCCCCTACCTTCATCATGTCGTGCACATAACACCAgccttttacaattttatcgGCATAAACTCCTGCTCCAAGATAGGCTTCTATATTACTTTTAGCTGCATCTACTGCGCCCTGATTAGTACATGATGTTTGGACTCTTACTCCTGGCAGTTGCCCGTATAAGTCCTTCTGCGATGGTAACTGAGCCAAATGTTGTTCCTATGAAGGCAATTAATGGAATATATGTGTCACTATACattctatattattatttattctattatttgcgacatattatatgtacacactaCTAAAATGTACTTTGAATAAGAAATGTGATTACCGTcgctttcccttcccccgtcattgttcatgtgcatatgtgtatatatatgtgtatagatatgtatgtatatatatgtatgtt
The Plasmodium coatneyi strain Hackeri chromosome 10, complete sequence DNA segment above includes these coding regions:
- a CDS encoding SICA antigen yields the protein MGYEYTSKMLVAWMKAKGAETQREFEAIWDDFKKIFQDAMKNVYSDHDVINELCRGDVDGENENWDNKDKELCKVMVKIFMYINGIKTWPYDTLKGIESKEGHEQMDSYFRCIIGRTIMIKWLGGHCRRKKVAKIVLGAAGAWRGMSKVEEHHRKCEGLDFKNMGIAGKYMWPRVKEWAKMRDRGISKLESVKKQGECSEGSDVGRLGSRTTAEDEKYLTELFGVGSEKELDELKKLAEDGNKWGKEDLEDVLKKAKEAEEGGEGEDFLVRKLQESLGELYERKKEEFERNKETEQVPVPQPDGRNENDEEEDEEEELDEGAEDEEDEEAQEEEDRKPPSSGPPPAPPGSGGGGGGASSLETPKPAKLTAKINNPFLPYIPLVPATIGITVMSYLLWKYFGMLRKTRKRYRRAHQVRGPNLDQQMVDHVDDQADGPQVLDECQKGDLHLTKEGFFEILVEEFMGSKFKKEQNLPKEVVPKEHVPSSDSGFREEDFVPEKNVPMEQVRSSDSGFRERRLGSSAICSYGTGSGFRFRV